The genomic DNA GCGGCTGCTGGCCGGGGTGGACAGCATCTTCAACCGCAAGTGGTTCACCAAAAATATCGGGCGGGAGTTGCCGGTCGGTTTTGCCTATGGCCTGATCCTGCTCGGCCTGGTGCAGGGCCTGACTTTTCTCATGATCGAACATCTCGGCGTGTTGCCGCGCTTGAGCGGCGGCGGGCCCTCCCTGCACGATCAAACGCTGCCCGTCTTTGGCATGCTCGCCAACATGTTGACGGCCGCTTTGTTCAGCGAACTGGTTTTTCGCCTGTTTTTGATTACGACGCTGCGCCGCCTGGTAAAAGCGACTGGTGTGGCGATCGTGATCGCGGCGGTCTTTGACGGACTGTTTCAAGTCTTTTTCAATGACATCTACAATCTGCGGCCCTCCTATTTCATGCTGGTGCCCGGCATTGCGACCGCTTTACTCCAGGGCTTTATCTTCTGGCGCCATGGCCTGCTGGCCGCCATGACCTCCGCGGCCCTGCTGGCGGCCGCGTATACCATCGGCCCACTCCTGGGCAGCGCAGCACCTTTCTTTGTGGGGAATGCCCTCGCCGGCATTGCCGTGCTCACCGCATTGCCGGTTCTGGGCATAGCCAGCGCCCTGCGTGGCCGGGAATTCGAGTTCACGCCGGCAGCGGAGCCGCCGCACATTCGCCGCATCAAGGAACGTGTGCGCCTGCAGAAAGAACTCGAAATCGCGCATCGCGTGCAGCTCGGCCTGCTGCCCAAACAACCGCCGCGGGTGCCGGGCTTCGACATTGCCGGACTGTGTGTGCCGGCGCTGGAAGTGGGCGGCGATTATTTTGATTTTGTCGAATTGCAGGAGGGCAAACTCGGCATAGCCGTCGGCGATGTCTCCGGCAAGGGCATTCCCGCCGCCATTTACATGACGCTCACCAAGGGCATCCTGCAGTCGCATGCCGGTGAAGAAAGCTCGCCCAAACAGGTGTTGAGCAAAGTCAACAACCTGATGTATCGCACCATCGAGCGCAATTGGTACGTCAGCATGTTCTACGCCGTGCTCGACAGCCGGCGCAGTGTGCTGCGCTTTGCGCGTGCCGGCCATAATCCCGCCATTATCTTCCGCAGCGGAGAAAGCCAGGCACGGTTGCTGCAAACCGCCGGCCTCGGCCTCGGCCTCGACCCCGGCGAGGTCTTCACCCGCACGCTGGTCGAGGGTGAATTGCAGATGTCGCCCGGTGACACCCTGGTGCTCTACACCGACGGCTTCACCGAGGCCATGAACCGCCAGCAGGAGGAATTTGGCGAAGAGCGCTTCCTGCAATTGCTGCAACGGCATCAATACAGTTCCGCCGAAGCCCTGGTCCATTACATCCTCCAGGAAGTCAGGGCATTCGCCGGCGATCATCCCCAGCACGATGACATGACGCTGGTGGTATTGAAAGCGATCTGAGCCGCCGCGCCGGCACCGCAAGGTTCGGCACAGGCCGGCGCCATTGCCCGTCTGCCCGCGAGACGTCCGGACCATCGCCGGCGCAAGCTGCAATCGAACGCCGGCTTCCCTGCCGTGTGAGTCGCAGCGCCTCCTTTTCCCGCAACGGCCGGCGCCGAAAAAATTCCCGAACGAAAAATGGCCGCGTGCCGGCGCGGCTTTCCGGCAAACCGGTCCGGGCCGCAACGCCGCGCCATCGTCGGTGGTGCAGCTTGCAGGGAAGGCAAAAGTTTCGCACATTGCGCCGCGCCGCACAGCGCGGGGTGCGCGCGCTTTCAATAAATTTGCCAGGCAAGTGCAGGGCACACCCAGCATGAAGGGAGAGGATCGCATGACACGAGGGACATGGCGAATCAGCACTGTGATGCTTGTGGCGGTGATCGTGGCAGGGCCGCAGACCCGCAGCCAGACCACCGCCGCTCCGCCGGCGCTGGAGGAGTTGCAGCGTCAAATTGAAGAGCTGAAGCAGGCGCATGCCGCGGACCTGGAGGAGTTGCGGGCACAAATCGAGCAACTCGAACAGCGCCTTGCCGCAGCCAGCCGGCCGGCAAACCTCACGCCCCAGTCGGCCAACGTGTTCAATCCCCGCCTGACTGTCTTCGGCAATTTCCTCGGCCGTTTCGACAATCAAACCGTGATGCTCGACGAAGGGGAGCGCATCGACAACCGCTTCAATCTGCGCGAGGTCGAGATCGACCTGCGTGCGGCGATCGATCCCTGGGCCGATGGGTTTCTCATCGTCGCGGTGGAAGCCGAGGCGCCCAATCAATTCACCACCGGCATCGAAGAGGGGTATCTTGTGCTCAAGAAGCTGCCGCTGCTCAATACTGCACCGCTCGGTCTGAAGCTGAAAGCCGGCCGCTACCGCCCCGAGTTCGGCCGTTTCAACAAAATCCATTTGCACGATCTGCCGCAGACTTCCTACCCGCGTGCGCTGACCACTTTTCTCGGCGAAGAGGGCTTCATCCAAAACGGCCTGTCGGCGCAATTCTTCCTGCCGACGCCGGGCACGGCCAACACGCTGGAAGCCACCCTCGATTTGTTGAACGGCGGCAATTTGCCGATCGCCGCGGAAAATGCCGGTGATCATCTCGCGGGCCTGGCCCACCTCAAGTGGTTTTGGGAGCCCGCCGCCGGCCATGATCTGGAGTTGGGCGCAAGCGGCTATTGGGGCAAAGCCGGCGGCGGGCAGGGTTTGCACAGCCGGCTGTACGGCTTCGACCTCACTTACAAGTGGAAACCCAAAGCCCGCGGCGAATGGCATTCGTTTCTGCTCGGCGGCGAGTTGTATTGGACGAAATACAACCTGGCGGATGATGAACGGCCGGGCCGCCGGCCGCTCGGCGGTTACGCCTGGTCGCAATACCAGTTCAATCGCCGCACCTATCTGGGCGTGCGCGCCGATTTTGCCGAGGCGCTCGGCCGCAGCAAACAGCAGACGCGCGCCTACGCCGCCTTTTTGAGTTACTACACCACGGAATACCTGCGGCTGCGCCTGGGGTGGGAGCATGTCAGAAGCGATCTTGAAGGGGACGGCCGCAACACGGCCATGCTCGAAATCAACTTCGTGTTCGGCGCGCATCCCGCCGAGCCCTATTGGGTAAATCGCTGACCTGCGCCAACGCCCGGACAGTCGGCTCAGACCCGGCGGCGCGTTTCGTCGCGCAGCCTTCCACTTTCCCAGGAAGGTGAGCGCGAGGCCGCACGCCTGCATCTGTGCGAACAGGTCAATTTTTTGAGGATAATATGATGAACGATGCTTTGCCATATCGCATGGTGTTCCTGCTGACCGCTTTGGTGTCAACACTCGCCACCGCCGCTCCGGCCGGTGCTCCCGGCGGAAAATTGCGTGTGGTGACGACGCTGTCGGTGTTGCAAGACTTTGCCCGGGAGATCGGCGGCGAGCGCATGGAGGTGCAGGCCCTGGCGGATCCGCATGAAGATCCGCATTTCGTGCAGCCACGGCCCACGCTGATGAAGCGTGCGCGCGAAGCGGATGCCTTCATCGAAATTGGGCTGCAGCTCGAGCTGTGGACGGAAAATCTGCTCGCCGGCTCCGGCAATCCCCGGATTCAATTAGGCCAGCCGGGTTTGATCGTTGCCTCCAACAACATCGCCACGCTGGAGCTGCCGCAAACCCTGTCGCGCGAATGGGGCGATGTCCACCCCTATGGCAATCCGCACATCTGGCTCGACCCGCTCAACGTCAGGCAAATGGTGGAGAACATCGCCGGCGGTTTCAAAGCGATCGATCCGGCGGGTGCGGCTTATTATGATGAACGACTGGCCGCCTATCAGCAACGCCTGGATGAAGCACTCTTTGGTGCCGAGCTGTTGCGGGAGGTTGGTGCCGGCAAACTCACGCGGCTGGCGCGCCAGGGCAGTCTGCATGAGTTTTTGGCGGCGCGCCAGCTCAGCGCCAAGCTCGGCGGCTGGCTCGCACAGGCAGAGAGACTGCGCGGCCGCAAGATCGTTTCGTATCACAAAACCTGGGTTTATTTTGCCCGGCGTTTCGGCCTGACGGTTGCCATCGAGATCGAAGAGAAGCCGGGCATCGAGCCGTCGGCGCGCCATCGGGACCGCGTCATCGCAGTGATGAAGGCCGAGGGCATCGATACCATTCTGATCGAGAATTTTTATCCGCGCGCCGCGGCGGATTACATCGCCGCGCAAACCGGCGCCCGGGTGGTGGTGGTTCCCATCGATGTCGGCCCCGGCACGGTGGCACCGAATTATTTCCGGCTGATCGACCATTTGCTCGCGAGCCTGCAACCATGATCGAAGACTTTCTGCGCACGATGACCTACCCCATGCTGGCGTGCCTGCTGCTCGCCGGCATTCATGTCTATCTCGGCATCCATGTGCTGGCGCGCAAGGTGATTTTTGTGGATCTGGCGCTGGCGCAGATCGCGGCACTGGGCGCGGTCTACGGCGTGTTGCTGGGTTACGATCTCGACACCGATCACTGGAGCATCAAACTTTTTTCGCTGCTGTTTGCCTCGGTGGGGGCCGTCATCTTTTCGCTCACCCGCATGCGCCATGAGCGCGTGCCGCAGGAGGCGATCATTGGCATCACCTACGCGGTGGCGCTTGCCACCACCATTTTGATAACCGCCCGGCTGGCGCACGGCGCCGAGCAGGTGGAGACACTGCTGGCGGGCAGCATCCTGTGGGTGCGCGGCCCGACCATCGTCACGACGGCGGTGCTTTATGCGGCCATCGGTCTGTTTCATTACCGCTTTCGCCGCCATTTTTTGTTGATCTCGCATGACCCCCTGCGCGCCGAGGCCGAGGGCATCCCGGTGCGGCTGTGGGATTTTCTGTTCTATTTCACCTTCGGTTTCGTGGTCACCAGCTCGGTGGCGATCGCGGGCGTGCTGCTGGTCTTTTGTTTTCTGGTGATCCCGGCGGTGATTGCCGTGCTCTTTGCCGACCGGCTGAGCCTCCGGCTGACCATCGGCTGGGTGATCGGCGGGCTGGTGAGCCTGCTGGGCGTGGTCATCTCCTATGCCTCCGACCTGCCCTCCGGCCCCACCATTGTCGTTTGCTTTGCCGTCTTTCTCGTGGCCAGTGGCATCTTGTGGTATGTGCAGCATGCCGTGCACAAGACCGTCGCAGTGCTGCGCGTGGCGGCCGGCGGCGTGGCGGTTGCCGCCTTCTTCGGTCTGACGCTGTTGTTTGAAAAGACAACGGCGCGCCATGCCGCGAATTTGCTGGCCAGTCCGCTTAAAAATGAACGCCTGCTCGGTCTGCACATGCTGTCTGCCGATTCCAGCCTGGATCACGCCCGCCTCGAGCAGATTCTGCCGCTGCTGTCGGATGCCGAAGCGGAAGTGCGCGGCCGGGCTTTGCGACTGGTGATCGAACACCGCATGGCCGCGGCACTGCCGCAGGTGCTCGCCCTGCTCGATGATCCGCAGGATTTGGTGCGCGAGGATGCCGTGCGGGCCGCAAAAATTCTGGGGCATGCCGGCATCACACCGCGGCTGCTCGCCGCGGCGGAAAAGGAGCAAGATGAGTACATTCGCGTCGAACTGGCCGAAGCCGCGCTCGAGCTGGGAGACCCGCGCGGTCTGCCGGTGTTGCTCGACATGATGGACACCGGCGAAGCCACCGACATCCGCAAGGATGCCCATGAGCATCTCTGCGCCCATCTCAAAGTGGATTTCCCCTTTCACGCAGAAATACCGGCGGCGGCCAATGACAGTGAAATCCGGCCGTTTCGGCAATGGTGGGCGAAGCATCGTCATCAACTCAAGTGGGATCCCCAGAAAAAGATTTTCTCCCCCTGAAGCCGGCAGGAGCGTCCCACGATTCCCAGACACACCCCGCAGTTGTTTTGCGACAGTAATGATGTGCCCGCACGAGACCGCAAACGCCGCCCTTCCGCCGTCCGGCTGGGTGATTGCACCCGCTGAAATCGTTGCGGGCCGCGGCTGGCCCGCGATCTTTGGCAATCACAATCCGCTCAAAGTGGATGTCGGCTGCGGGCATGGCCATTTTCTCACAGCCATGGCGCAAGCCGAACCCGAGTCGAACTTCATCGGCATCGATATTTATGCCAAAAGCTTGGCGCGTGCGCAGCGGAAGATCGACCGTCTGCAGTTGACCAACGTACGATTGCTGGCCATGCCGGCACAGGCTGCATTCGCAACGGCGTTCCGCAGCGGACAAGTGGCGGAAGTTTACATCAATTTCCCGGATCCCTGGCCCAAACGCCGCCACGCGCCACGCCGGCTGGTGCAACCGCCGCTGGTCGCATTGTTGCATGATCGCCTGCAAGCGCAAGGCGTGGTGACGGTGGCAACGGATGTGGCCGACTATGCCCGTGAAATGCTGCAACAGTTCCTGGCGCACGGCGGCTTCCGGAGCTGCCTGGCCGGCGGCATCGTTTCCGGGCTGCCCGATCGCCTGCCGACGCTTTATGAGACGAAGTTCCGGCAGCAGGGCCTGCCACTGTACTACTTCAAGCTGTGCAAAATTTCATCTCGACCCTGGCCTGCGAACGCAGAGGGGCGTCATGACCCTGCCAGCCGGTGATCAGCATTTCCTGCTTTTTGACGGCGATTGCGGTCTCTGCCGGTTCTGTGCAGATCACGCACGCCGCATGGCCGCCCGCGGGTGCTGGCGGATCATGCCGTTTCAAAATTTTTCGGATGCGGAGCTGCTGGCGCTCGGCGTGACGCGAACGCAATGCACCCGCCGGCTGCACGCGGTTTCCCGCAGCGGGCGCGTTTATCGCGGCGCATTTGCCGTCAACTTTTTTCTCTGGCGGCATCCGCCCTGGACGCTGTTGGTGATGTTGTGCCATGCCGTGCCCGTGCTCCTGCTGCTCGAAATCATCATCTATGCCGTGATCGCCCGATACCGGCAGCGGTTGTCACGCTGGCTCGGCCTTGCAGTCTGCCGTGCGCCGGTGGAGCGCGATGGATCGTGAAGCGATTCCGCACCGGAGATGAAGCCGGCATCATGATTTCATCCAACAAAATGCAGCAAGAAAAATTCTCCGACGAAAGCAGCCTTCCCACAAAAACATTGCACGGGAAATTGTTGCCGCGGGAGAACAAACGCGATTGGGTGACCTCCCTTGCCCTTTGCTGTCACAGTCGTCTCGGTTGGGAACGAGCGAGTGCGCCGGACAATATGGCGATCGCGCGCTACAGAAGACGAGGTGAATTTGAAGCTGTGGGATCCACTCATGTGAACTTGAGAATCGCAGGCAGAGAGCGTCTCAAACACATCTGCCCGACCTTGCGAGAGCGCAGTTAATCGGAGGACAGCCATGCTCAAGCCCGAGTACCCCTATTACCTTGCCAACAAACCGGTGCAACCCAACACCGATTTGCCAGTCACCGACAAATATACCGGCGGTGTCGTCGCGCGCGCCGCCCTCGCTGATGAAAAAGCGATTGATCAGGCGATCGCTGCAGCGGTGGCGGCCACCGAACCCATGCGTGCGTTGCCGGCATTCAAGCGCCAGGCGGTGTTGCAACATTGTGTCCGGCGTTTCAGCGAGCGCGCCGAGGAACTGGCCATGAGCCTGTGTCTGGAGGCCGGCAAGCCGATCCGTGACAGCCGCGGGGAAGTGAACCGCTTGATCGACACCTTTCGCATTGCCGCGGAAGAAGCCGTGCGCCTGACCGGCGAAGTCCTGCCGCTGGACATCTCACCGCGCGCACAGAATTATGTGGGCATGTGGAAGCGCGTTGCCATTGGGCCGTGCTCCTTCATCTCACCATTCAATTTTCCCCTGAACCTGGCGGCTCACAAGGTGGCGCCGGCCATTGCGGTGGGTTGTCCCTTCGTGTTGAAGCCGGCCAGCCTGACGCCGATCGGCGCCCTGATCATCGGTGAGGTGCTGGCGGAAACCGATCTGCCGCCGGGTGCCTTCTCCATTTTGCCCTGCCACCGTGAAGGCGCGCGTCTCTTCACCGAGGACGAACGTTTGAAGCTGTTGAGTTTCACCGGCTCGCCGGAGGTGGGATGGGAGCTGAAGCGCCGTGCCGGCAGGAAGAAAGTGGTGCTCGAATTGGGTGGCAATGCCGCCGTCATCATCGATGCCGACGCCGATCTTGCTGATGCGGTCAAGCGGGTGATCTTCGGTGGCTTCTATCAGTCCGGCCAGAGTTGCATCAGCGTGCAGCGCATCCTCGTTCACGAACAGGTTTATGAGTCATTTCGCGAGCAACTGGTGACGGCAACCCGCGCGCTCAAGATGGGGGATCCCAGGGAGGAAGACACTTTCATCGGCCCGATGATCTCCGAGCAGGAGGCCATCCGTCTGGAGAATTGGATCAATGCCGCGGTCAAGCGCGGGGCACGACTGTTGTGTGGCGGCCGGCGCCACGGTGCGATAATGGAGGCCACCTTGCTCGAAAACGTGCCAAAAGATGAAAAGATTTCCTGCCAGGAGGCCTTCGGGCCGGTGGCGATGCTGTCCTCGTTCCGCGATTTTGAGCAAGCGCTGAACGAAGTCAACGACAGCAGGTTTGGCCTGCAGGCCGGCGTCTTCACGCGGGACATTTATAAAGCCCATCAAGCGTGGGACAAGCTGGAAGTCGGCGGGGTGTTGATCGGTGAGGTGCCCTCGTGGCGGGTGGATCACATGCCTTATGGCGGCGTCAAAGAGAGTGGTTTGGGACGGGAAGGCATTCGCTTCGCGATGGAGGAGATGACGGAAATCCGCATGATGATTTTGCGCAAGCCTTGAGGCCAGTGGGGAAACACATGGGCGGGTAAACCGCAGGCCAACGGACAGGATACAAAATAAAAGGCGCGCTTCCGATTGGAACTTCGACAACCCGGTTCAAACTTACGAGACTGGGGGGGGATCTCGTAGTTTGTATCGAAGTAAACCGTACAGCGCGCCGTTTTTTCAGTCACTGACTGTGAAGCTGGCTTTTTGATCTTCCAGCCACCCAGTTGCTTTCAAAAAGCACGGCCAATATAAAGCAAGAATGCCGGAAAGTCAAGATATTTTTTACAGCATTTTTGTTTTGGCTGATGCTGGCACCGCCAGTTCGCTGTCTTGGGTGCGATTGAAGTGTCGCGCTGCTGCATGAAAATCGTCAGCCCCCGCCGCCTTTCTAAAAAAAATAAGTAAAAGGCAAGCACAGCTTAATCATTGAAACAGTGAATCTGACAACGCGATCAATTGAACTGCCAAATCCCTGCCATATGACCATTTGCAATTGACAGTCTTGTCTGATCGGATGAAGCGAGCCCGGCTTTGGTTGTCGTCATGCGGGGAATTTTTCCCATCACCAGGCTTCACCAGTCTTGCACTTCGAAGAAGTCATTGACATGAGCGAACGGATAATGACCTTTCGCCCAAACAAAAAATGCGGCAAGGTGGAAAGCTCCTCTTTGGCCCGCTTCCTGGGCAGGCCGTCTGTTTCAGACAAAAACAGAATAAGTACGCTCTCGGAAGAGAGGTCAGGAAAAATTTGGTGCCCGGGCTCGTGCTCGGGAATGTGCTCAGCAAAAACTGAGTTTAGTCACGCCACGCCGGTTCATTGCAGCGGCATGCAATTTGAAATCATCATTCACCCCAGCGAAAAGAAACGGCAGGCAGGCAAACTCAAACCAGGGACCGGCGCGTTTTCTGCACCAACCGTCTCGGGTATCGCCGTGAATCAGAAAGTGATGCTTGAAGAATTGCGCGAAACCCTCGAACAAATCGCGGCACTCTGTCCGCAGCACAGCGTGTTCAACCGCGAAGAAGCGGACAATGACAACAACGCAGCCGGCGACGCTGCGCTCACCCCCTGCCGCCTGGAGGATTTTGCGCTTGTCCCGGATGCCTCCGGTGAAATTTTGCATTTCTCTTGTCGCCGTTCCCTCACAGGCGTTTGCGCCGGTTCCGTCCCGCTCGCCTGCAACGGCGCGAGACCCGGGAGTACCGGCTGAAAGCAAAACCGGCGGTGTGGCGGGGTTGTGCTGCGGCGGCCAGCCGCGAACAGCCACGTCTCTGC from candidate division KSB1 bacterium includes the following:
- a CDS encoding metal ABC transporter substrate-binding protein gives rise to the protein MMNDALPYRMVFLLTALVSTLATAAPAGAPGGKLRVVTTLSVLQDFAREIGGERMEVQALADPHEDPHFVQPRPTLMKRAREADAFIEIGLQLELWTENLLAGSGNPRIQLGQPGLIVASNNIATLELPQTLSREWGDVHPYGNPHIWLDPLNVRQMVENIAGGFKAIDPAGAAYYDERLAAYQQRLDEALFGAELLREVGAGKLTRLARQGSLHEFLAARQLSAKLGGWLAQAERLRGRKIVSYHKTWVYFARRFGLTVAIEIEEKPGIEPSARHRDRVIAVMKAEGIDTILIENFYPRAAADYIAAQTGARVVVVPIDVGPGTVAPNYFRLIDHLLASLQP
- a CDS encoding aldehyde dehydrogenase family protein, whose product is MLKPEYPYYLANKPVQPNTDLPVTDKYTGGVVARAALADEKAIDQAIAAAVAATEPMRALPAFKRQAVLQHCVRRFSERAEELAMSLCLEAGKPIRDSRGEVNRLIDTFRIAAEEAVRLTGEVLPLDISPRAQNYVGMWKRVAIGPCSFISPFNFPLNLAAHKVAPAIAVGCPFVLKPASLTPIGALIIGEVLAETDLPPGAFSILPCHREGARLFTEDERLKLLSFTGSPEVGWELKRRAGRKKVVLELGGNAAVIIDADADLADAVKRVIFGGFYQSGQSCISVQRILVHEQVYESFREQLVTATRALKMGDPREEDTFIGPMISEQEAIRLENWINAAVKRGARLLCGGRRHGAIMEATLLENVPKDEKISCQEAFGPVAMLSSFRDFEQALNEVNDSRFGLQAGVFTRDIYKAHQAWDKLEVGGVLIGEVPSWRVDHMPYGGVKESGLGREGIRFAMEEMTEIRMMILRKP
- a CDS encoding PP2C family protein-serine/threonine phosphatase, encoding MNFPSPSRWLILGLPALAGLALAIYCMPRINPLFAANVRLDKSRARAVADSCLQRYNFSVSGFYCDEIFVYDGSALEYLMSRFGVLPIMEQSRAGQLPTANWQFDYYRNVPKDQQRETYRVRVSTSGELLSFLHVLPDSMSADTLSSAVAAQRAHQVLSGWRGIMAEQFTLEQSTHTQKLRRTDHRLVFARRAANLGEAVEVVEVHFAGTALAGVVRYLRDPQDFVTASGVVSSANILLNSMSVMVYVLLLFASLIAFLRKYHEGEIGVRTGLGLAGILLFVQLLQALNSWDRLGVGVGFGQISHLYTKFIQLGVSTAFGYLLIALMVLASWTVGEQILRAEAPRLLAGVDSIFNRKWFTKNIGRELPVGFAYGLILLGLVQGLTFLMIEHLGVLPRLSGGGPSLHDQTLPVFGMLANMLTAALFSELVFRLFLITTLRRLVKATGVAIVIAAVFDGLFQVFFNDIYNLRPSYFMLVPGIATALLQGFIFWRHGLLAAMTSAALLAAAYTIGPLLGSAAPFFVGNALAGIAVLTALPVLGIASALRGREFEFTPAAEPPHIRRIKERVRLQKELEIAHRVQLGLLPKQPPRVPGFDIAGLCVPALEVGGDYFDFVELQEGKLGIAVGDVSGKGIPAAIYMTLTKGILQSHAGEESSPKQVLSKVNNLMYRTIERNWYVSMFYAVLDSRRSVLRFARAGHNPAIIFRSGESQARLLQTAGLGLGLDPGEVFTRTLVEGELQMSPGDTLVLYTDGFTEAMNRQQEEFGEERFLQLLQRHQYSSAEALVHYILQEVRAFAGDHPQHDDMTLVVLKAI
- the trmB gene encoding tRNA (guanosine(46)-N7)-methyltransferase TrmB, producing the protein MMCPHETANAALPPSGWVIAPAEIVAGRGWPAIFGNHNPLKVDVGCGHGHFLTAMAQAEPESNFIGIDIYAKSLARAQRKIDRLQLTNVRLLAMPAQAAFATAFRSGQVAEVYINFPDPWPKRRHAPRRLVQPPLVALLHDRLQAQGVVTVATDVADYAREMLQQFLAHGGFRSCLAGGIVSGLPDRLPTLYETKFRQQGLPLYYFKLCKISSRPWPANAEGRHDPASR
- a CDS encoding DUF393 domain-containing protein — translated: MTLPAGDQHFLLFDGDCGLCRFCADHARRMAARGCWRIMPFQNFSDAELLALGVTRTQCTRRLHAVSRSGRVYRGAFAVNFFLWRHPPWTLLVMLCHAVPVLLLLEIIIYAVIARYRQRLSRWLGLAVCRAPVERDGS
- a CDS encoding metal ABC transporter permease, translated to MIEDFLRTMTYPMLACLLLAGIHVYLGIHVLARKVIFVDLALAQIAALGAVYGVLLGYDLDTDHWSIKLFSLLFASVGAVIFSLTRMRHERVPQEAIIGITYAVALATTILITARLAHGAEQVETLLAGSILWVRGPTIVTTAVLYAAIGLFHYRFRRHFLLISHDPLRAEAEGIPVRLWDFLFYFTFGFVVTSSVAIAGVLLVFCFLVIPAVIAVLFADRLSLRLTIGWVIGGLVSLLGVVISYASDLPSGPTIVVCFAVFLVASGILWYVQHAVHKTVAVLRVAAGGVAVAAFFGLTLLFEKTTARHAANLLASPLKNERLLGLHMLSADSSLDHARLEQILPLLSDAEAEVRGRALRLVIEHRMAAALPQVLALLDDPQDLVREDAVRAAKILGHAGITPRLLAAAEKEQDEYIRVELAEAALELGDPRGLPVLLDMMDTGEATDIRKDAHEHLCAHLKVDFPFHAEIPAAANDSEIRPFRQWWAKHRHQLKWDPQKKIFSP